CGAGGACCCCGAGGCGCAGTTGCACCGACGGCTGCAGGAGTACCGCCTCTACCGCGACGCCGCCGAGATGCTCGAGGAGTCCCACCGCCTGCGCAGCCGCATCTTCCTGCGCTCCGGCGACGAGGCCGAGATCGGCACCGGCTTCGTCAACCTGGAAGATGTCTCGGTGTTCGACATGATCGCGGCGGTGCAGGAGATGCTGCTGCGGGCCAAACCCGACCCGCCGGCTCGCATGCGCCGGCCAGCCGTGACCGTTGCCGACCGCATTGACGACATCCTGCTGCAGCTCACCGCCGAGAAGCGTCCGCTGGCCTTCAGCGAGCTGATCGTCATGCCGGCCACGCGGCTGTTCATCATCGTCACCTTCCTGGCGATTCTCGAGCTGGTGCGCCGCCGCCGGGTGCGCATCAGTCAGTCGCGCCCGATGCGCGACTTCGCCGTGGAGCTGGCGAAGGCGTAGGGCGCGAACCGGACCACTTCCTGTCAGACTGGTAGCCATCATGGATCGCGAAGAGAACGTGGGCGGGGCGCAGGTAGACGAGGGCACAGAGGCCCCGAGGGCCGACGACGCCGCGACGGATGCGGCGTTGGCCCCGGAACCTGACGCGACGCCGCCCCCTGCCGAGGAAGAGACGCCGGCCGACGAGGCCGCTGCCCCCGCTGCCGAGGCGGTGGAGCCCGAGGGTGCCTCGCCGGCCGACGAGGCCGAGGCGCCCGCCTCCCCCCCCGATGACGGGGAGTTGCTCTGCGCGCTGCAGTGCCTGCTGTTCGTTGCCGGGGAGCCGCTGCCTGTGGACCGTCTGGCCCAGGCGCTGGGGCAGGAGGTCACCGATATCCCCGGGCTGTGCGACCGGCTCAATGAGCATCTGGAGGGCCAAGGATTGCATGTGGTGCAACTGGCGGGGGGCTATGCCCTGGCCACACGCCCAGAGTTCGCCGACTACGTGCAGCGCCTGCTGGAGCCGGAGCCCGAGCGACTGTCCATCCAGGCGCTGGAGACGCTGGCCATCATCGCCTACCGACAGCCGATCACCCGCCCGGAGATTGACGCGCTGCGCGGCGTCAATTCCGGTGGCGTGGTGACCTCGCTCCTGGAGAAGGGTCTGCTCCGCATCAGGGGCCGCAAGGATGCGCCGGGACGCCCGTTCCTGCTGGAGACGACGGCACACTTCCTGTCCTCCTTCGGGCTGGGCGACCTGTCCGACCTGCCGCGGGTGGACTTGCCGGAGATCGGCGAGACGACGCAACAGCCGCGCGTGTTGGGCGAGGCCCTCGAGGAGTTGGCGGCGACTCAGGAGGAAGCGCCATCCGTACCCGAGCAGTAGTTCTCTGTTTCATCTGGATTGGTCTGGTGTGCCAGGTCCAGGCCGCGGAGAAGCCGGGGGTCAAGAAGCTGACGCCTCCGTTCGTTGCGGGGCGTCCCGCAACGAAGGGCGTCGCCGGGCAGCCGCCGGCCAAGGCGCCTCTGCCCCCCTGGAAGCCCGTGCCACCGGTGCGCGGCGCCGACCCGGTCCTGTCGGCCCAGGCGGCCATTCTCCTGGA
The sequence above is a segment of the bacterium genome. Coding sequences within it:
- the scpB gene encoding SMC-Scp complex subunit ScpB — translated: MDREENVGGAQVDEGTEAPRADDAATDAALAPEPDATPPPAEEETPADEAAAPAAEAVEPEGASPADEAEAPASPPDDGELLCALQCLLFVAGEPLPVDRLAQALGQEVTDIPGLCDRLNEHLEGQGLHVVQLAGGYALATRPEFADYVQRLLEPEPERLSIQALETLAIIAYRQPITRPEIDALRGVNSGGVVTSLLEKGLLRIRGRKDAPGRPFLLETTAHFLSSFGLGDLSDLPRVDLPEIGETTQQPRVLGEALEELAATQEEAPSVPEQ
- a CDS encoding segregation/condensation protein A — encoded protein: MAATTTRKSKAKQAGEQPQLALFSGFPVSIEIFEGPLDLLLHLVRREEVDVAEISIASITGQYLTYLHTMEELNIHYSADFVVMASSLMLLKSRWLLPINPAGEAEEEVVEEAVEDPEAQLHRRLQEYRLYRDAAEMLEESHRLRSRIFLRSGDEAEIGTGFVNLEDVSVFDMIAAVQEMLLRAKPDPPARMRRPAVTVADRIDDILLQLTAEKRPLAFSELIVMPATRLFIIVTFLAILELVRRRRVRISQSRPMRDFAVELAKA